The nucleotide sequence TCGACAAAAGGCTTGAACCGGTTCGCGTCCAGGGTCGCGAGAAACACGGCCAGGGCGCCCACGACTAAAATCACCGCAACGCCAATACCGGCAAGGATCTTGTATTTACGCGCCATTCCGTCGCCTTCTTCAATAGCCGTCCGCCAGGCGTGCCCGACAGTAAACGGCGGCTGAGCATATTCCGTGCCAGAGGCGCCCAAGCCGGCGGCGATCCGCATTAACATTGCGCCCCGGGGCCGGTCCCCACGCACCCCGCGGTCCTGGCAAGGCCCGCCACTCACGCTAGACAAAGGCATCGCGGCCCGGCGCCGGCATGCCAGGAGAGCCCATGCGGCAACTGTGTTTGATCTTCATCGTCGCGGCAATGCTGATGCTGACCGCGAGCCGACTCGCGCTGGCCGCGTGGCAACGCGAACGCGTGCGCAATGCCGGCGGCCTATGGCCCATCGTGCTGGGCGGCTGGCGCATCGACGCCCACGAGGTATCCGTGCTGGCTATCGCCCCGGCCGTCTTCGCACCCTGGCTGGGCCACTATCCCACGGCGACCGCCATCGCTTCCGTCTGGTTCCAGGCCGTGTGGCTGCTGCTGGTCTTCATGGAAGTGGCCACGCCACCCTTCATCCTGGAATACGACGCGCGGCCCAACCGGCTGTTCGTGGAGTATCTCAAGCACCCGCGCGAGGTATCCGGCATGCTGTGGCGCGGCTTCAAGGGGCCCCTGGTGGGCGGCCTGGTCGTCGTGGTGCTGGCGGCCTGGATAGGCCATCTGCTTTTCGGCGGGGCGCTTCCCGACGCGCCCCTGGCGTGGTGGCAGATGCCCTTGCTCAGCCTGCTCGCCCTGGCGGTCGGCATACTCGCCATACGCGGCACCCTGCAGCATCGGCCGATCAACCCTTCCACGGTGGCCTACTGCGGCGACGGCATGCTGAACATGCTGCCGCTGAACTCCCTGTATAGCGTGCTTTACGCGGTCTACAGCATGAAGAACGAACGGTCGGCATCGGCCGTCTACGGCGATATGCCGGAAGACGAAATGCATGCCCAGGTGCTGGAGGCCGCCGGCTTGCCCGCGCCGCCGGCCGATCCCGCGTACCCCAGCATGCATACGCAGACGCCCGCGCGGCAGCGCACCCGCCCCTTGAACCTGGTCATCATTCTGGAAGAAAGCCTGGGCGCGCAATACGTCGCCAACCTGGGTGGGCAGCCCTTGACGCCCTGCCTGGACGCCTTGTCCCGCGACGCATGGAATTTCACTCGCGCCTACGCCACGGGCACGCGATCGGTGCGGGGCCTGGAAGCCGTGGTCACGGGCTTCCTGCCCACGCCGGCGCAAGCGGTGGTCAAGCTGCCCGACGCCCAGCGCGGTTTTTTCACGCTGGCGGACCTGCTGGGACGCCACGGCTACCGCTCGCGCTTCATCTATGGCGGCGAGGCGCACTTCGACAACATGAAGGGCTTCTTCCTGGGCAACGGCTTCGACCACATCGTTGACCGTGGCGAATTCATCGACCCGCGGTTCGTCGGCACCTGGGGTGCCTCCGACGAAGACATGTTCAATCAGTTGCACCGCCTGCTAAGCAACGACGGCGACCAGCCCACCTTCACCCTGGCCTTCACGGTATCCAACCATACGCCGTGGGAATATCCGAGCGGCCGCATCGAGCCGGACGGCAATCCCGCCACGGTGGAAAACACCGTCCGCTATGCCGACTGGGCGCTGGGACGCTTCTTCGAGCAGGCCAGGAATGCGCCCTATT is from Bordetella bronchialis and encodes:
- a CDS encoding LTA synthase family protein, yielding MRQLCLIFIVAAMLMLTASRLALAAWQRERVRNAGGLWPIVLGGWRIDAHEVSVLAIAPAVFAPWLGHYPTATAIASVWFQAVWLLLVFMEVATPPFILEYDARPNRLFVEYLKHPREVSGMLWRGFKGPLVGGLVVVVLAAWIGHLLFGGALPDAPLAWWQMPLLSLLALAVGILAIRGTLQHRPINPSTVAYCGDGMLNMLPLNSLYSVLYAVYSMKNERSASAVYGDMPEDEMHAQVLEAAGLPAPPADPAYPSMHTQTPARQRTRPLNLVIILEESLGAQYVANLGGQPLTPCLDALSRDAWNFTRAYATGTRSVRGLEAVVTGFLPTPAQAVVKLPDAQRGFFTLADLLGRHGYRSRFIYGGEAHFDNMKGFFLGNGFDHIVDRGEFIDPRFVGTWGASDEDMFNQLHRLLSNDGDQPTFTLAFTVSNHTPWEYPSGRIEPDGNPATVENTVRYADWALGRFFEQARNAPYWENTVFLIAADHDSRVSGASLVPVRHFHIPSIILGADVAARRDDRIISQIDLGPTLLSLMGLETRHPMLGRDMTRPLPEGDPGRAIMQYGDNYGYLKGDRLLVLGPQKAPVQYRYGVPETYEAAPVDQALAREALAHALWPSWAYREGRYALPALHGAAGRTAPSLRTGLERA